A stretch of the Malus domestica chromosome 08, GDT2T_hap1 genome encodes the following:
- the LOC103440501 gene encoding outer envelope pore protein 24B, chloroplastic-like, translating into MKASLKGSYDTEKSGAAANVAVFASDVKFRASLTDATFAAGPSLHGLVLAVEKPGFFIVDYNVPKKDFRFQFMSSVRVAGKPLNLNYIHMKGDNRTILDGTLVLDSANKVSTNHVLGSRNGKFKYSYLHGGATTFEPSYDLAKDSWDFAVSRRFYDDVLRASYQTSSKLLGLEWSRSSKINGTFKVSASVNLAEERKMPKLTAESTWDLEM; encoded by the exons ATGAAGGCATCTTTGAAGGGCAGTTACGACACTGAAAAGAGCGGCGCCGCCGCAAACGTCGCCGTCTTCGCCAGCGATGTCAAGTTCCGAGCTTCACTCACCGACGCCACCTTCGCCGCCGGACCCAGCTTACACGGCCTGGTCCTCGCCGTCGAGAAACCCGGCTTCTTTATTGTTGATTACAACGTCCCCAAAAAG GACTTTAGGTTTCAGTTCATGAGCTCGGTTAGGGTTGCGGGGAAGCCgttgaatttgaattacattCACATGAAGGGAGACAACCGGACGATTCTTGACGGGACCCTGGTGCtcgattcggccaacaaggtgTCGACGAATCACGTGCTCGGCTCGAGGAACGGGAAGTTCAAGTACTCTTATCTGCACGGCGGAGCGACGACGTTTGAGCCGTCTTACGATTTGGCCAAGGATTCGTGGGATTTCGCGGTTTCCCGGAGGTTTTATGATGATGTGCTCAGGGCTTCGTACCAAACATCGAGCAAGCTGTTGGGGTTGGAGTGGTCGAGGAGTTCTAAAATCAATGGCACTTTTAAG GTTTCAGCGTCTGTCAATTTGGCGGAGGAACGAAAGATGCCAAAGTTAACTGCCGAGAGTACGTGGGATCTTGAAATGTGA
- the LOC103440550 gene encoding uncharacterized protein, whose translation MELRSCNHLHFIQALKGGLVIKTLNVACGRPVLRFKELNDIHERLDAKNGDSFPRFPPKDEFRGSLVNSNKVMGESPSRRTVRNITVKTEPEAYDISDGNAGTNSDFDGFGDMTLKQIKETCKKKKRKRSTSVDLNKILETCSPVKHECSESQNDEEDVDLIEPLSKWKHSKKAKARTKSKLKRNISSTMSKRSTSTITYEPELFQFDRDVIASGLNIKVKVPETEFSDIQNTIPYAGGTSLSWDNQVGSCGVVPDESPATAADCVYETELPISETKESQICVVNEIFYEDLEYAVGPHESPATAADCVSEIELPISRTKESQICVVNEVFYEGLDYAVMPDESPVTAADCVSKAELPISDLKDCQICVINEVFYGDLEYEVVPNESPATGADCVSETKLPISKAKESQICVVNEVFYGDLEYEVVPNESPAAADDCVSETELPLSEAKESQICVVNEVFYEDLEYADPTPIQIVTTSDWDIVEADDPEFTSYDCLDLSLLEYNIEGCITDSVHPGNFIEAICPAQDLNFDMHDNISSEDERLCQANSETQVRLSEVVGDYLFQCMGPINGSDSCLSEPDMKDDSPSNVETSAGPASDCDSGSGSGMVSVADDSPMAEEKQSHKPACAGADRNLSPGIFSSDASDELTTLVSGGSPSLNQQRPLQRLFPTRKVISPTSQEKLCKAMKSIELHSEELPGCNGNLHFGEQTESTIGGVQGPDQIRRAKFSIKAQNNRYPKNENINSHPNGIPKPSNVSAAPPRFTTGCTSIRTCSESAIAFSQRQMQDIESLATKLTNELQTMKEIAEERLLPEAYHATPLKYNANEVRMAIKNITRVEASAKRLLSMMTRDCSRFCKIMKMADNGVDASENVANKDKERKKIVFADEAGGKLCHVKFFENDVATFLDQRRDC comes from the exons ATGGAGTTGAGAAGTTGCAATCATCTGCACTTTATCCAGGCTCTGAAAGGTGGTTTAGTGATCAAGACTCTGAATGTGGCTTGCGGACGACCAGTACTCAGATTCAAGGAGTTGAATGACATACATGAAAGATTAGATGCCAAAAATGGTGATTCGTTTCCAAGATTTCCACCAAAAGATGAGTTTAGGGGATCACTTGTCAACAGTAACAAGGTCATGGGTGAAAGTCCAAGCAGGCGTACTGTGCGAAATATAACAGTCAAAACTGAACCTGAAGCTTATGATATCAGTGATGGCAATGCCGGAACGAATAGTGATTTCGATGGTTTTGGTGATATGACACTGAAGCAGATCAAAGAGACatgcaagaaaaagaaaagaaaacgttCAACGTCTGTTGATTTGAACAAAATACTTGAAACTTGCTCACCTGTAAAGCATGAGTGTTCTGAGTCACAAAATGATGAAGAGGATGTTGATCTCATAGAGCCTCTTAGTAAGTGGAAACACTCGAAGAAGGCAAAGGCCAGGACTAAGAGTAAGCTTAAGAGAAACATTTCCTCTACTATGTCTAAAAGGTCCACATCAACTATCACATATGAGCCGGAGTTATTCCAATTCGATCGAGATGTGATTGCATCTGGTCTCAACATTAAAGTAAAGGTTCCTGAAACTGAGTTTTCAGATATCCAAAACACAATTCCTTATGCTGGTGGTACCTCTTTGTCTTGGGACAATCAGGTGGGTTCTTGCGGAGTGGTGCCTGATGAATCTCCTGCGACAGCTGCTGATTGTGTTTACGAGACTGAGTTGCCAATTTCTGAAACTAAAGAAAGTCAGATTTGTGTTGTTAATGAAATCTTCTATGAAGATTTGGAGTATGCAGTGGGGCCTCATGAATCTCCTGCGACAGCTGCTGATTGTGTTTCTGAGATTGAGTTGCCAATTTCCAGAACAAAAGAAAGTCAGATTTGTGTTGTTAATGAAGTCTTCTACGAAGGTTTGGACTATGCAGTGATGCCTGATGAATCTCCAGTGACAGCTGCTGATTGTGTTTCCAAGGCCGAGTTGCCAATTTCCGATTTAAAAGATTGTCAGATTTGTGTTATTAATGAAGTCTTCTATGGAGATTTAGAGTATGAAGTGGTGCCTAATGAATCTCCTGCGACAGGTGCTGATTGTGTTTCTGAGACCAAGTTGCCAATTTCCAAAGCAAAAGAAAGTCAGATTTGTGTTGTTAATGAAGTCTTCTATGGAGATTTGGAGTATGAAGTGGTTCCTAATGAATCTCCTGCGGCAGCTGATGATTGTGTTTCCGAGACCGAGTTACCACTTTCCGAAGCAAAAGAAAGTCAGATTTGTGTTGTTAATGAGGTCTTCTATGAAGATTTGGAGTATGCAGATCCTACACCTATTCAGATTGTAACGACCTCAGATTGGGATATTGTTGAGGCAGATGATCCAGAGTTCACCAGCTATGACTGCTTGGATTTGTCTCTATTAGAATATAACATAGAAGGATGTATCACGGATTCAGTTCACCCTGGCAACTTCATTGAAGCAATATGTCCGGCGCAAGATCTAAATTTTGATATGCATGACAATATTTCCTCTGAGGATGAAAGGTTGTGTCAGGCTAACAGCGAGACCCAGGTTCGACTATCTGAGGTGGTGGGTGATTATCTCTTCCAGTGCATGGGACCTATTAATGGAAGTGATTCATGTCTCTCTGAGCCTGACATGAAAGATGATTCACCTTCGAATGTTGAAACCAGTGCTGGCCCTGCGAGTGATTGTGACTCAGGCTCTGGTAGCGGTATGGTTTCTGTTGCTGATGATTCTCCCATGGCTGAGGAGAAGCAATCCCACAAGCCTGCCTGTGCTGGTGCAGATAGAAACTTGTCTCCAGGAATCTTTTCTTCTGATGCTTCTGACGAGCTTACGACACTAGTGAGTGGTGGGAGTCCTAGTTTAAACCAGCAGCGTCCTCTTCAAAGGCTCTTTCCGACCAGAAAG GTCATTTCACCAACTTCCCAAGAAAAACTGTGTAAGGCCATGAAGTCAATTGAGTTACACAGTGAAGAACTTCCCG GTTGTAATGGGAATCTACATTTTGGAGAACAAACCGAGAGTACGATTGGTGGAGTCCAAGGGCCTGATCAGATCAGGAGAGCCAAATTCTCTATCAAAGCGCAAAACAACCGTTATCCAAAGAACGAGAATATTAATTCCCACCCTAATGGCATCCCTAAACCTTCCAATGTTTCTGCAGCACCACCTCGTTTTACCACGGGGTGTACTTCTATCCGAACTTGTTCAGAGAGCGCCATTGCATTCTCACAACGGCAGATGCAGGACATTGAATCCCTTGCAACGAAACTCACGAATGAGTTACAGACCATGAAGGAAATTGCAGAAGAAAGGCTACTGCCTGAAGCCTACCATGCTACACCCTTGAAATATAATGCAAATGAG GTGCGGATGGCTATTAAGAACATAACCAGAGTTGAAGCATCTGCGAAAAGATTGCTTTCCATGATGACGAGGGACTGTAGCCGGTTTTGTAAAATCATG AAAATGGCTGATAACGGCGTCGATGCTTCTGAAAACGTTGCAAACAAGGacaaggagaggaagaaaattgTGTTTGCTGATGAAGCTGGGGGGAAGCTCTGCCATGTCAAGTTTTTTGAGAATGACGTGGCAACTTTTTTGGATCAAAGGCGGGATTGTTGA
- the LOC103440502 gene encoding transcription repressor OFP7-like, with amino-acid sequence MAKRYFKLKFPRVISLIQFCRPKHHSTSPAIYRLSPVNAKAMDIKFPNLPAPPPSTPEHHSLQHYVFSKPAKSIGCGSCPSRSSTRFISDCNVEIKSSADNDELNHNFMPPISETEKYYRKKRKEEKTKTKKKSKPKAKPELPFINASSGNWSSGEFDGSQENSEESGTPIYSSSSFSNEFSLVMETIGKKISESHKQSSKKRPNGGDYDKVRRSNSDLDSKKPAATGGEFGKIKTVLRPMRACRGGEGKVRESVAVVKKSEDPYEDFRRSMMEMIMEKQIFEAKELEELLRCFLTLNSRHYQNVIVEAFSEIWELLFSDPSDQGGNLKI; translated from the coding sequence ATGGCTAAACGCTACTTTAAGCTCAAATTCCCCCGGGTTATTTCCCTAATCCAATTCTGTCGTCCCAAGCACCACTCCACTTCACCGGCAATATACCGGCTGTCCCCTGTAAACGCCAAAGCCATGGACATCAAGTTCCCCAACCTCCCGGCCCCGCCGCCGTCCACACCGGAGCACCACTCCCTACAGCACTACGTGTTCTCCAAGCCCGCAAAATCCATCGGCTGCGGATCGTGCCCGTCCCGGTCATCCACGCGATTCATCTCCGATTGTAACGTTGAAATCAAATCATCCGCGGATAATGACGAACTTAATCACAATTTTATGCCGCCGATTTCGGAAACCGAGAAGTATTACAGGAAGAAGCGGAaggaggagaagacgaagacgaagaagaaatCGAAACCGAAAGCGAAGCCGGAGCTTCCGTTTATAAATGCTTCTTCGGGAAACTGGTCCAGCGGCGAATTCGACGGCAGCCAAGAGAACAGCGAAGAAAGCGGAACTCCGATCTACTCTTCCAGCAGCTTCTCGAATGAATTCTCGCTGGTGATGGAGACGATAGGCAAGAAGATCTCGGAATCGCACAAGCAGAGCAGCAAGAAGAGACCTAACGGTGGCGACTACGATAAGGTTCGTAGATCGAATTCAGATTTGGATTCGAAGAAACCGGCGGCGACTGGCGGCGAGTTCGGAAAGATAAAGACGGTGCTGCGGCCGATGAGGGCGTGCAGAGGGGGAGAGGGGAAGGTGAGGGAGAGCGTGGCGGTGGTGAAGAAGTCGGAGGATCCCTACGAGGATTTCAGGCGGTCGATGATGGAGATGATCATGGAGAAGCAGATCTTCGAGGCCAAGGAGTTGGAGGAGCTCCTCCGTTGCTTCTTGACTTTGAATTCCCGCCACTACCAGAATGTTATCGTGGAGGCGTTTTCTGAGATATGGGAGCTCTTGTTTTCTGACCCTTCGGACCAAgggggaaatttgaaaatttga
- the LOC103440504 gene encoding uncharacterized protein, whose product MRKLCPNLDNQDGLATVLEVPIPEEMFTSMGSSAELQWANLRSSMKAHLSSGSNNEFMALLKLVGCPLIPLQVHCDNALSRPIKDCSIEASTAHYIVQQYVAATGGLAALNSVNSMCAVGEVKMVGSEMHQGDNDSVHVQSKGNGEVGGFVLWQKDPDLWYLELFVSGFKVSAGSDGKVAWNQSGSQPCHANKGLPRPLRRFFQGLDPRRTANLFLDAVCTGEKSINKEECFILKLETPTEILQSQSTPQTEIVHHTIWGYFSQRTGLLIQFEDSKLVKMRSRNDNVFWETTMETVIGDYRYVDGINIAHAGKTSALLYRYGHAYNQKRRIEETWKIDEVDFNIRGLSTDCFLPPADLKREDGGGDQ is encoded by the exons atGAGGAAGCTGTGTCCTAACCTTGACAATCAAGATGGCCTGGCTACCGTCCTCGAGGTGCCGATTCCGGAGGAAATGTTCACCAGCATGGGCAGCAGCGCCGAGTTGCAGTGGGCGAATCTCCGTTCTTCCATGAAAGCTCATCTCTCGTCAGGATCAAACAATGAGTTCATGGCATTGCTCAAGCTTGTTGGCTGTCCTCTCATCCCCCTTCAGGTTCATTGCGACAATGCACTCTCCCGCCCTATCAAAGACTGTTCAATC GAGGCTTCGACGGCTCATTATATAGTGCAACAATATGTGGCGGCGACCGGGGGACTGGCGGCGTTGAATTCGGTGAATAGCATGTGTGCCGTTGGGGAGGTGAAGATGGTGGGATCGGAAATGCACCAAGGTGATAACGATAGTGTACACGTTCAGAGCAAAGGCAATGGCGAGGTTGGTGGGTTTGTCCTATGGCAAAAAGACCCCGACCTGTGGTACTTGGAATTGTTTGTTTCCGGCTTCAAAGTCAGTGCTGGAAGCGATGGCAAGGTAGCATGGAATCAATCCGGCTCGCAACCTTGCCATGCCAATAAAGGGCTCCCAAGACCCCTCCGCCGCTTCTTTCAG GGTTTGGACCCAAGGAGAACAGCCAACTTGTTCCTAGACGCAGTATGCACAGGAGAGAAAAGCATCAACAAAGAAGAATGCTTCATCCTCAAGCTAGAGACTCCCACGGAAATACTCCAATCCCAAAGCACTCCCCAGACTGAAATAGTCCACCACACCATCTGGGGCTACTTCAGCCAGCGTACGGGACTGCTAATCCAGTTCGAGGACAGCAAGCTGGTCAAGATGAGGTCGCGAAACGACAACGTTTTCTGGGAGACGACGATGGAGACGGTGATCGGGGACTACAGATACGTCGACGGGATAAACATAGCGCACGCTGGCAAAACGTCGGCGTTGCTGTACAGGTACGGACACGCTTACAACCAGAAGAGGAGGATTGAGGAGACGTGGAAGATTGACGAGGTGGATTTCAATATTCGTGGGTTGTCCACGGATTGCTTTCTTCCTCCGGCGGATCTTAAGAGGGAAGATGGCGGTGGAGATCAATAG